Proteins encoded within one genomic window of Microbacterium sp. zg-B185:
- the rox gene encoding rifampin monooxygenase: protein MTDVIIVGGGPTGMMLAGELRLHDVQVLVLERDTEPSRLVRSLGLHPRSIEILDQRGLLDRFVAQGREYPASARFAGIDKPWPPDLDTAHGYVLGIPQPVTDRLLTERAAELGAQIRRGVQVTEIEQDADGITVGIADGTRLRGRWLVGCDGGRSVVRRRLGVEFPGEPAQTEWLLAELEVAMPADEVAAVMTEVRQTHRGFGIGPAGYGLHRAVVPAASVSEDRTTPPTLEEFRTQLRAYAGTDFGVHSPRWMSRFTDATRLAEQYRSARVFLAGDAAHVHPPLGGQGLNLGIQDAFNLGWKLAAQVSGWAPADLLDTYDVERRPVAADVLTTTRAQSELISAEPGPQAVRALLTDLMDFDQVNRFLIEKVTGIGIRYDFGPAEEPVGKRLRDIRLSHGRLYELMHRGRGLLLDQTGALSVEGWRDRVDAVVDTTDELSAPAVLLRPDGHVAWMGDEQRGLLVALRRWFGTAGP from the coding sequence ATGACGGACGTGATCATCGTCGGCGGCGGTCCGACGGGCATGATGCTCGCCGGCGAGCTGCGGCTGCACGACGTGCAGGTGCTGGTCCTGGAGAGGGACACCGAGCCGAGCCGCCTCGTCCGGTCCCTCGGCCTGCACCCGCGCAGCATCGAGATCCTGGATCAGCGCGGGCTGCTGGACCGGTTCGTCGCGCAGGGCCGGGAGTATCCCGCGAGCGCCCGGTTTGCGGGCATCGACAAGCCGTGGCCGCCAGACCTGGACACGGCGCACGGCTACGTCCTCGGCATCCCCCAGCCGGTCACCGACCGTCTGCTGACCGAACGTGCCGCCGAACTCGGTGCCCAGATCCGCCGGGGCGTCCAGGTCACCGAGATCGAGCAGGATGCCGACGGAATCACGGTCGGCATCGCCGACGGAACGCGATTGCGCGGCCGCTGGCTGGTCGGCTGCGACGGCGGCCGCAGCGTCGTGCGGCGGCGACTGGGAGTGGAGTTTCCCGGGGAGCCGGCTCAGACGGAATGGCTGCTCGCGGAGTTGGAGGTCGCGATGCCGGCCGACGAGGTGGCCGCGGTGATGACCGAGGTGCGGCAGACTCACCGCGGGTTCGGCATCGGCCCCGCCGGCTACGGACTGCACCGAGCGGTGGTCCCCGCCGCCAGCGTGTCCGAGGACCGCACGACGCCGCCGACTCTGGAGGAGTTCCGGACCCAGCTGCGCGCGTACGCGGGCACGGACTTCGGGGTGCACTCTCCGCGCTGGATGTCCCGGTTCACCGATGCGACCCGGCTGGCCGAGCAGTACCGGTCCGCCCGGGTGTTCCTGGCCGGCGATGCCGCACACGTGCATCCCCCGTTGGGCGGCCAAGGGCTGAACCTGGGGATCCAGGATGCGTTCAACCTCGGCTGGAAGCTCGCGGCTCAGGTGAGCGGCTGGGCGCCCGCTGACCTGCTGGACACTTACGACGTGGAGCGGCGCCCGGTCGCGGCGGACGTGTTGACCACGACTCGAGCGCAGTCCGAGCTCATCTCTGCAGAGCCCGGTCCGCAGGCGGTGCGGGCTCTGCTGACCGACCTGATGGACTTCGACCAGGTGAACCGGTTTCTGATCGAGAAGGTCACCGGAATCGGGATCCGCTACGACTTCGGCCCAGCGGAAGAGCCCGTCGGCAAACGGCTGCGAGACATCCGTCTCTCACATGGTCGACTGTACGAACTCATGCACCGCGGGCGCGGGCTGCTTCTGGATCAGACCGGTGCGCTCTCCGTGGAGGGATGGCGTGATCGGGTCGATGCGGTCGTCGACACCACCGACGAGTTGTCCGCACCGGCCGTGCTGCTGCGACCGGACGGTCATGTGGCGTGGATGGGAGATGAGCAGCGCGGGCTGCTCGTCGCTCTGCGCCGATGGTTCGGGACGGCGGGGCCGTAG
- a CDS encoding NAD(P)/FAD-dependent oxidoreductase, translating to MFDTIVIGAGVAGLTAARLLARAGRTVVVLEARDRVGGRVWTDRRDGLVTDLGASWIHGINDSPVAAAAEAFGMQTMEFTVGGYQPDSRPIAYYGPDCCRLSDAAARSFTQDIHAVDSTLLDVVAASSPDASYRDVTDAALDFQGWDEERLQRVREFLEHRAEEQYGAWIEDLAAHGLDDDAIDGNEVVFPDGYDRLPLRLAEGLDIRFAHVVSRVQWSSEGVVVTTDRGSFAADTAVVTVPVGVLQSDAFRIEPRLPSPVADALGRLRMNAFEKVFLRFPTKFWDDDVYVVRQQGPQGRWWHSWYDLTAVHGTPTLLTFAAGPAAIQTRGWDDDEVARSVLGQLRRLYGARVQNPTSVHITHWQDDPFAGGSYAYMTVGSTTADHDDLARPVGGVLHIAGEATWTEDPATVSAALHSGHRAASRILHREIPIADAWTAATTGRFP from the coding sequence GTGTTCGACACGATCGTGATCGGGGCAGGCGTCGCCGGACTCACCGCCGCACGACTGCTCGCCAGGGCAGGGCGGACCGTGGTGGTGCTCGAGGCCCGCGACCGCGTGGGCGGGCGGGTGTGGACCGACCGGCGCGACGGCCTGGTCACCGACTTGGGCGCGTCGTGGATCCACGGCATCAACGACAGCCCCGTCGCAGCGGCGGCCGAGGCCTTCGGCATGCAGACGATGGAGTTCACGGTGGGCGGCTACCAGCCGGACAGCCGCCCGATCGCCTATTACGGCCCCGACTGCTGCAGACTCTCGGATGCCGCGGCGCGGAGCTTCACGCAGGACATCCACGCCGTCGACTCGACGCTCCTCGATGTGGTCGCGGCGTCCTCCCCCGATGCCTCCTACCGCGACGTCACCGACGCGGCGCTGGACTTCCAGGGCTGGGACGAGGAACGCCTCCAACGGGTGCGCGAGTTCCTCGAGCACCGCGCCGAGGAGCAGTACGGGGCGTGGATCGAGGACCTCGCCGCGCACGGCCTCGACGACGACGCCATCGACGGGAATGAGGTCGTGTTCCCGGACGGGTACGACCGCCTTCCCCTGCGGCTCGCAGAGGGCCTCGACATCCGTTTCGCGCACGTCGTCTCGCGCGTGCAGTGGTCATCGGAGGGCGTCGTCGTCACCACCGACCGCGGCAGCTTCGCCGCGGACACGGCAGTGGTGACCGTGCCGGTCGGCGTCCTTCAGTCCGATGCCTTCCGCATCGAGCCACGCCTCCCTTCCCCTGTCGCCGATGCGCTGGGCCGGCTCAGGATGAACGCCTTCGAGAAGGTGTTCCTGCGCTTCCCGACCAAGTTCTGGGACGACGATGTCTACGTCGTGCGCCAGCAGGGACCGCAGGGCCGCTGGTGGCATTCCTGGTACGACCTCACCGCTGTGCACGGTACGCCCACGCTGCTGACCTTCGCCGCCGGACCCGCCGCCATTCAGACCCGCGGCTGGGACGACGACGAGGTGGCCCGGTCGGTGCTCGGGCAGCTGCGTCGTCTCTACGGCGCTCGGGTCCAGAACCCCACCTCCGTGCACATCACGCACTGGCAGGACGACCCCTTCGCCGGCGGGTCCTATGCCTACATGACCGTGGGTTCCACGACCGCCGACCACGACGACCTCGCCCGCCCGGTCGGCGGCGTGCTCCATATCGCCGGGGAGGCGACCTGGACCGAGGATCCGGCGACCGTATCCGCGGCACTGCACTCCGGCCACCGCGCGGCATCGCGCATCCTCCACCGCGAGATCCCGATCGCCGACGCGTGGACCGCTGCCACGACCGGGAGGTTCCCATGA
- a CDS encoding RNA polymerase sigma-70 factor gives MSHPSRHEDDPFLVHRGLLFTVAYELLGSAADAEDVLQESWLRWAAVDQAEVREPRAYLVRIVTRQALNQLRTVARRREEYVGPWLPEPLLTGPDVAADIELAESLSIAMLTVLETLGPAERAVFVLREVFDVPYDEIADAVGKSPAAVRQIAHRAKAHVSARQPRMRVVAAEHEEVVERFVRALNTGDLQALMDVLAPDVASVADSGGKVRGAARGPIVGAQRLARYLTGNLAKVEGTLTASTARVNGQAALRVELDGQLMAVVTFTVEHGLITRMYTIANPDKLGRLDEEASLSR, from the coding sequence ATGAGCCACCCGAGCCGGCATGAGGACGATCCGTTCCTCGTCCATCGCGGGCTGCTGTTCACTGTGGCCTACGAGCTTCTCGGATCCGCCGCCGACGCCGAGGACGTGCTCCAGGAGTCCTGGCTGCGCTGGGCAGCCGTGGATCAGGCCGAGGTCCGCGAGCCACGTGCATACCTCGTGCGCATCGTCACGCGACAGGCGCTCAATCAGCTGCGCACGGTGGCGCGCCGGCGCGAGGAGTACGTCGGGCCGTGGCTTCCGGAGCCGCTGCTGACCGGTCCCGACGTCGCCGCCGACATCGAGCTGGCAGAGAGTCTGTCCATCGCGATGCTCACCGTGCTGGAGACTCTCGGCCCGGCCGAACGGGCAGTATTCGTCCTGCGGGAGGTGTTCGACGTCCCGTACGACGAGATCGCGGATGCCGTCGGCAAGAGCCCCGCGGCAGTGCGGCAGATCGCGCACCGGGCGAAGGCGCACGTGTCGGCGCGGCAGCCGCGGATGCGCGTGGTCGCGGCGGAGCACGAGGAGGTCGTCGAGCGGTTCGTGAGAGCGCTGAACACGGGCGATCTGCAGGCGCTCATGGACGTGCTCGCGCCCGACGTGGCCTCGGTGGCAGACAGTGGCGGCAAGGTGCGCGGAGCGGCGCGGGGACCGATCGTCGGCGCGCAGCGGCTCGCGCGCTACCTCACTGGCAACCTCGCGAAGGTCGAGGGGACGCTCACGGCCAGCACCGCGCGCGTCAACGGACAGGCCGCTCTCCGGGTCGAGCTGGATGGCCAGCTCATGGCGGTCGTGACCTTCACCGTCGAGCACGGACTGATCACGCGGATGTACACGATCGCGAACCCGGACAAGCTCGGACGACTGGATGAGGAAGCGTCGCTCAGTCGGTGA
- a CDS encoding carboxymuconolactone decarboxylase family protein: MTDHTRIPAAPITGAFGALVTFAARRMTGRVPDSVGVLWHNKAVMKTAMGAGRKVEGWHALTPELSSYAAMASAATIGCSFCLDLNYFMAHNHGLDEAKVREVPRWRESALFSPLERKVMEYAEAASQTPPAVTDELSDALLAELGPAALVELAARVGFMNMSARMNLALGIRSEHFADACGLAPLAAPPAVADAA; this comes from the coding sequence ATGACCGACCACACCCGCATCCCCGCCGCACCGATCACCGGAGCATTCGGCGCCCTCGTCACATTCGCCGCTCGCCGGATGACCGGACGAGTTCCGGACTCGGTCGGCGTGCTGTGGCACAACAAGGCCGTCATGAAGACCGCGATGGGCGCCGGCCGCAAGGTCGAGGGGTGGCACGCGCTGACGCCCGAGCTCTCCTCCTATGCCGCCATGGCTTCTGCCGCCACGATCGGCTGCAGCTTCTGCCTGGATCTGAACTACTTCATGGCGCACAATCACGGGCTGGACGAGGCGAAGGTGCGTGAGGTCCCCCGCTGGCGGGAATCCGCGCTCTTCAGTCCCCTGGAGCGGAAGGTGATGGAATACGCCGAAGCGGCGAGCCAGACACCTCCCGCAGTCACCGACGAACTCTCCGACGCTCTGCTCGCCGAGCTCGGACCCGCCGCGCTGGTGGAACTAGCCGCTCGCGTGGGTTTCATGAACATGAGCGCGCGCATGAACCTTGCCCTCGGCATCCGCTCGGAGCACTTCGCAGACGCGTGTGGGTTGGCTCCGCTGGCAGCACCGCCGGCCGTCGCCGACGCTGCGTAG
- a CDS encoding ice-binding family protein, with protein MGAHTSKPARLTHARRPYRTAAAAAVALGMTLAGLTAVIPSAYAAATPIDLGTADSYVVLGGASVTNTGPSTLDGDLGVHPGTAISGFPPGLVTGGTTHSADAHAAQAKVDLVTAYNSAVAQPLGETISADLGGRTLLEGVYTSGSSMALTGEVTLNGDADAVWVFQMGSTLTTASASMVTLTGGAQACNVFWQVGSSATLGTNSDFVGTIMALTSITVTTGTEVTGRALARNGEVTLDNNVFVDPGCADSGEEPGDGENPGGENPGGENPGGENPGGENPGGENPGGENPGGENPGGENPGGENPGGENPGGENPGGENPGGENPGGENPGGENPGGENPGGENPGGENPGGENPGGGVGGENPGGGIGGGGGTGGGGTGGGGADDGGAGGGTGGVGGGGGTGGNGGNGGGTDGTGGGGTGDGGSAGGNGGIGGNGGNGGGFGSGAPGTPQAGTPSAVTPAVDSARAGDSKTLAKTGNDGSSLWILLSAAFCAIGGGFLITQARRRSAQRS; from the coding sequence ATGGGAGCCCATACGTCCAAACCCGCCCGGCTGACGCACGCCCGGCGACCATATCGCACCGCCGCTGCTGCGGCCGTCGCGCTCGGCATGACTCTGGCCGGCTTGACCGCCGTGATCCCGAGCGCTTACGCCGCGGCAACTCCGATCGACCTCGGGACCGCAGATTCGTACGTCGTCCTCGGTGGAGCCTCCGTGACGAATACCGGTCCCAGCACCCTGGATGGGGATCTCGGAGTGCACCCCGGAACCGCGATCAGCGGATTCCCGCCGGGCTTGGTCACGGGCGGCACCACCCACTCCGCTGACGCCCACGCCGCGCAGGCCAAGGTGGACCTGGTCACGGCATACAACAGTGCCGTAGCGCAACCGTTGGGCGAGACGATCAGCGCGGACCTCGGTGGACGCACGCTGCTCGAAGGCGTGTACACCTCGGGCTCTTCGATGGCGCTCACCGGAGAAGTGACCCTCAACGGGGACGCGGATGCGGTCTGGGTATTCCAAATGGGTTCCACGCTGACCACCGCCTCGGCCAGCATGGTGACCCTGACGGGCGGAGCGCAGGCCTGCAACGTGTTCTGGCAGGTCGGCAGCTCGGCGACGCTCGGCACCAACTCCGACTTCGTCGGCACCATCATGGCTCTCACGTCCATTACGGTGACGACCGGCACAGAAGTTACGGGCCGCGCCCTTGCCCGCAACGGCGAGGTGACGCTGGACAACAACGTCTTCGTTGATCCCGGGTGCGCCGATTCGGGTGAAGAACCTGGTGATGGCGAGAACCCCGGTGGTGAGAACCCGGGTGGTGAGAATCCCGGTGGTGAGAATCCCGGTGGTGAGAATCCCGGTGGTGAGAATCCCGGTGGTGAGAATCCCGGTGGTGAGAATCCCGGTGGTGAGAATCCCGGTGGTGAGAATCCCGGTGGTGAGAATCCCGGTGGTGAGAATCCCGGTGGTGAGAATCCCGGTGGTGAGAATCCCGGTGGTGAGAATCCCGGTGGTGAGAATCCCGGTGGTGAGAATCCCGGTGGTGAGAACCCCGGTGGTGAGAACCCCGGTGGTGAGAACCCCGGTGGTGGCGTCGGCGGTGAGAACCCCGGTGGTGGCATCGGTGGTGGCGGTGGCACTGGTGGCGGTGGCACAGGTGGTGGCGGCGCCGATGATGGTGGCGCTGGTGGCGGCACCGGTGGCGTCGGTGGCGGTGGCGGCACGGGTGGCAATGGCGGCAACGGTGGCGGCACCGACGGCACAGGTGGCGGCGGCACTGGTGACGGTGGCTCAGCCGGTGGCAACGGTGGCATCGGCGGCAACGGTGGCAACGGTGGCGGCTTCGGCAGTGGTGCCCCCGGCACCCCGCAGGCCGGAACGCCTTCCGCAGTCACTCCCGCCGTCGACAGCGCGCGAGCTGGCGACAGCAAGACGCTGGCCAAGACCGGCAACGACGGATCCAGTCTCTGGATCCTGCTGTCAGCGGCGTTCTGCGCCATCGGAGGTGGCTTCCTGATCACTCAGGCCCGCCGACGAAGCGCCCAGCGAAGCTAG
- a CDS encoding MetQ/NlpA family ABC transporter substrate-binding protein, whose product MSNDNSTHAEIDAHLAKKKSRRRIGIIVGVVAVIAIVAAITIPIVVQNSSATAGGDEELIPLTIADTAQSDFQDAIVKVGRENGLDIEFINFDDPYLPNTALVEGEVDANSFQHVAWLSQFNKENDADITPVFSTVISAWGLFSDSGDSVEDIPAGARIAVPDDPANFSRSLFILQTAGLLEVDPDAGVFPTEEDITANPDNIELVRIAHESVQTAYSDPTIDAVVVATDDFDPALKITSKDALVLEDSSAATSSPYVIVVATTADNADNPAWALLEKTYRDDRVVSALEKEKRGEATIVQLPVADLRAALAELTAQ is encoded by the coding sequence TTGAGTAACGACAACTCGACCCACGCCGAGATCGACGCGCATCTGGCGAAGAAGAAGTCCCGTCGCCGGATCGGCATCATCGTCGGTGTCGTCGCCGTCATCGCCATCGTCGCTGCGATCACGATCCCGATCGTCGTGCAGAACTCCTCAGCCACCGCGGGCGGTGACGAAGAGCTCATCCCGCTCACGATCGCCGACACCGCGCAGAGCGACTTCCAGGATGCGATCGTGAAGGTCGGACGTGAGAACGGCCTGGACATCGAGTTCATCAACTTCGATGACCCGTACCTGCCCAACACCGCCCTGGTCGAAGGTGAGGTCGACGCGAACTCCTTCCAGCACGTGGCCTGGTTGAGCCAGTTCAACAAGGAGAACGACGCCGACATCACCCCCGTCTTCTCCACCGTCATCTCCGCCTGGGGTCTCTTCTCCGACTCGGGCGACTCGGTCGAGGACATTCCGGCCGGCGCCCGCATCGCGGTCCCCGACGACCCGGCGAACTTCTCTCGCTCGCTGTTCATCCTGCAGACCGCCGGCCTGCTCGAGGTCGACCCGGATGCGGGTGTCTTCCCGACGGAGGAGGACATCACCGCCAACCCGGACAACATCGAGCTGGTGCGCATCGCACACGAGTCCGTGCAGACCGCGTATTCCGATCCGACCATCGACGCGGTCGTCGTGGCCACCGACGACTTCGACCCGGCGCTGAAGATCACCAGCAAGGACGCGCTCGTGCTCGAGGATTCTTCAGCCGCGACATCCAGCCCGTACGTCATCGTCGTCGCGACCACCGCGGACAACGCCGACAACCCCGCGTGGGCGCTGCTGGAGAAGACCTACCGGGACGACCGGGTCGTCTCGGCGCTCGAGAAGGAGAAGCGCGGCGAGGCCACAATCGTCCAGCTGCCGGTCGCCGACCTGCGCGCCGCGCTGGCCGAGCTGACCGCGCAGTAG
- a CDS encoding methionine ABC transporter ATP-binding protein, which yields MSERIRLTGVSKQYPTRKKATPALALDGIDLSIEAGEVYGLIGRSGAGKSTLLRMINGLEAPSSGQVLVDGVDVQRLSPSQLRTLRHGIGMVFQQFSLWNSRTVYGNIATPLKIAGWKEADISRRVGELLDFVGLGGKAFARPRQLSGGQKQRVGIARAIASRPSILLADEATSALDPQTTTEIVDLLRSVNREFGITIVVVTHEMDVISRLADRVSILSQGRVVESGDIHQILARPEHAVTQGLVGSYTRTALTDAEKSALRDRFDGRKISVTVDRTLVDGPLLSRLARGHGVDFAVIQGGVARVKDQPYGQLSLALYGDDDAIDRFTAELSAQTEVTTW from the coding sequence ATGTCAGAGCGCATCCGCCTCACCGGTGTTTCCAAGCAGTACCCCACGCGCAAGAAGGCGACGCCTGCGCTCGCGCTGGACGGCATCGACCTGTCGATCGAGGCCGGTGAGGTGTACGGCCTGATCGGGCGGTCAGGCGCCGGAAAGTCCACGCTGCTGCGGATGATCAACGGTCTCGAGGCTCCGAGCAGCGGGCAGGTGCTGGTCGACGGCGTGGACGTGCAGCGGCTCTCCCCGAGCCAGCTGCGTACCCTGCGCCATGGCATCGGGATGGTGTTCCAGCAGTTCAGCCTCTGGAACTCCCGCACCGTCTACGGCAACATCGCCACCCCGCTGAAGATCGCCGGGTGGAAGGAGGCGGACATCTCCCGCCGGGTCGGCGAGCTGCTGGACTTCGTCGGACTGGGCGGCAAGGCCTTCGCGCGTCCGCGACAGCTGTCCGGCGGGCAGAAGCAGCGCGTGGGAATCGCCCGCGCGATCGCCAGCCGGCCCTCGATCCTGCTCGCCGACGAGGCGACCAGCGCACTGGACCCGCAGACCACCACCGAGATCGTCGACCTGCTGCGATCGGTGAACCGCGAATTCGGGATCACGATCGTCGTCGTCACGCACGAGATGGACGTCATCAGCCGTCTGGCCGACCGGGTCTCGATCCTCAGCCAGGGGCGCGTCGTCGAGTCCGGCGACATCCACCAGATCCTTGCGCGCCCTGAGCATGCGGTCACGCAGGGGCTCGTCGGCTCGTACACGCGCACAGCCCTGACCGACGCCGAGAAGAGCGCGCTGCGGGACCGATTCGACGGGCGGAAGATCTCCGTCACCGTGGATCGGACGCTGGTGGACGGCCCGTTGCTGTCGCGCCTCGCGCGGGGGCACGGCGTCGACTTCGCGGTGATCCAGGGCGGCGTCGCCCGCGTCAAGGACCAGCCGTACGGACAGCTGAGCCTGGCGCTCTACGGCGATGACGATGCCATCGACCGCTTCACCGCCGAGCTGAGCGCGCAGACGGAGGTGACGACGTGGTGA
- a CDS encoding methionine ABC transporter permease encodes MVIPQFVDVDVVVPKVAKALGETLFMVTVSFFFAAIIGLVLGIFLFATRPGQLLHSRVAHTVLNVVVNTLRPIPFIILLIALTPLTRALIGTSIGPAAAILPLTIAASVGIARVAETNLVAVDPGVVEAATAVGAKPLHILFGFVVREAFGPLLLSLTFIFVALIDATAVAGAVGGGGLGNLALTYGYQRFDYGVMILIILVLIGLVQLVQFVGNRIARRFIDG; translated from the coding sequence GTGGTGATCCCACAGTTCGTCGACGTGGACGTCGTCGTCCCCAAGGTCGCCAAAGCGCTCGGCGAGACGCTGTTCATGGTCACGGTGTCGTTCTTCTTCGCCGCGATCATCGGTCTGGTGCTGGGGATCTTCCTGTTCGCCACCCGACCCGGGCAGCTGCTGCACAGCCGGGTCGCGCACACGGTTTTGAACGTCGTGGTCAACACGCTCCGGCCGATCCCGTTCATCATCCTGCTGATCGCGCTGACACCGCTGACGCGCGCGCTGATCGGGACGAGCATCGGACCGGCCGCCGCGATCCTGCCGCTGACCATCGCCGCGTCGGTGGGGATCGCCCGTGTCGCCGAAACCAATCTGGTCGCCGTCGACCCGGGTGTCGTCGAGGCGGCCACCGCCGTGGGCGCGAAGCCGCTGCACATCCTGTTCGGATTCGTCGTCCGCGAGGCGTTCGGGCCGCTGCTGCTGTCGCTGACGTTCATCTTCGTCGCGCTGATCGACGCGACCGCCGTGGCCGGCGCGGTGGGCGGCGGCGGTCTCGGAAACCTCGCGCTGACCTACGGGTATCAACGGTTCGACTACGGCGTGATGATCCTGATCATCCTGGTCCTGATCGGCCTCGTGCAGCTCGTGCAGTTCGTCGGCAACCGCATCGCGCGCCGGTTCATCGACGGATGA
- a CDS encoding FAD-dependent oxidoreductase, with protein sequence MTRRIVVVGGGVLGSSAAAALAERGDAVTLITDDPTGTTRVSAASLAWVNAIATSPAYAAVKGDARAVHAQRGVGAGWFFQTGSTADGIVAAEDGYVDITRFIAVHRAQLVAAGGAVRAGIRARGLRRRGSEIVIESEGSDVSGDHIVADAVLIAAGTGTAALARSAGAVAHRLGSAPGARGFLARLRVDHAVTRVESTGGLQLRPDGDGILAVQSLPLERMRAASGERAAVETIWAELRTRTAAALDREIPEDALISIHEAERPMSADGLPVLGWIADRIYVLLAHSGVTLAPLLADLAARDVFGDADARLAPYRP encoded by the coding sequence GTGACGCGCCGCATCGTCGTGGTCGGCGGCGGCGTGCTCGGCTCATCCGCTGCCGCAGCCCTGGCTGAGCGCGGTGACGCCGTGACGCTGATCACGGATGACCCGACGGGCACGACGCGGGTCTCGGCGGCCAGCCTCGCCTGGGTGAATGCGATCGCCACGTCACCCGCGTACGCCGCGGTGAAGGGCGATGCTCGCGCCGTCCACGCCCAGCGTGGGGTGGGCGCGGGATGGTTCTTTCAGACCGGCTCGACCGCGGACGGGATCGTCGCCGCCGAGGACGGGTACGTTGATATCACGCGGTTCATCGCCGTTCACCGCGCCCAGCTGGTCGCGGCGGGCGGCGCGGTGCGCGCCGGAATCCGGGCGCGCGGACTCCGCAGACGCGGGTCCGAGATCGTGATCGAGAGCGAGGGTTCGGATGTGTCCGGCGATCACATCGTGGCGGATGCCGTGCTGATCGCCGCCGGCACCGGAACCGCCGCTCTGGCCCGATCCGCCGGCGCCGTCGCGCACCGCCTGGGCAGTGCGCCGGGCGCCCGCGGATTCCTGGCGCGCCTGCGCGTGGACCACGCCGTCACCCGGGTCGAATCGACCGGCGGACTGCAGCTGCGCCCCGACGGTGACGGCATCCTGGCCGTCCAGAGCCTGCCCCTGGAGCGCATGCGGGCCGCGAGCGGTGAACGCGCCGCCGTCGAGACGATCTGGGCCGAGCTGCGCACCCGGACCGCGGCCGCACTGGACCGCGAGATTCCCGAGGACGCACTGATCAGCATCCATGAGGCGGAACGGCCGATGTCTGCGGACGGACTGCCGGTGCTGGGCTGGATCGCCGACCGGATCTACGTCCTGCTCGCCCACAGCGGCGTGACGCTGGCGCCCCTGCTCGCCGACCTCGCCGCGCGCGACGTGTTCGGAGACGCCGACGCGCGTCTTGCCCCCTACCGCCCCTGA
- a CDS encoding PLP-dependent aminotransferase family protein: protein MTDTLQDARSRELLAGASALLANLPERQGFGDATLVRLSAGSIDLGGGNPSVDVLPRDLYRDAAAAVTADADFPETLRYSASAGIPAFRAAIAAREGVDPGRVIVTDGGAHGLSLAVLGTLDPGDTIVVDDPVYPLFLRVLDLVGVHIEAIPVTAEGIDIDVLAARLRAGLRPKALFTVPTFQNPSGATLTAERAAALVDLAEQYGFTILSDDPYRQIAFPGTVVPDRPRLRDTDRVIAVNSFSKTLGPGLRLGWLTVPTALEAGFTKLRNRLDGQTSGVLQDLVGRMLADPRLDPAIAGAGAVYADKARVLTSALREQFGDRVELSDPTGGFFVWARLRGDVDFAKVFEAAQDLGVTYQRGEWFAAGAEQFRGFVRLSFAEPDVDSLREGVNRLAQAWRDEGGR from the coding sequence ATGACTGACACGCTGCAGGACGCACGTTCGCGAGAACTGCTCGCGGGAGCCAGCGCGCTGCTGGCGAACCTGCCGGAACGCCAGGGGTTCGGCGACGCGACGCTGGTCAGGCTCTCGGCCGGCTCGATCGACCTGGGTGGCGGCAATCCGTCCGTCGACGTGCTCCCGAGGGACCTCTACCGGGATGCCGCGGCCGCCGTGACCGCCGACGCGGACTTCCCGGAGACGTTGCGGTACTCAGCCTCCGCAGGCATCCCCGCGTTCCGCGCGGCGATCGCTGCCCGCGAGGGCGTGGACCCCGGCCGGGTGATCGTCACGGACGGCGGAGCGCACGGGCTGTCGCTGGCCGTGCTCGGCACGCTCGACCCGGGCGACACGATCGTGGTGGACGATCCGGTCTATCCGCTCTTCCTGCGTGTGCTCGACCTGGTCGGTGTGCACATCGAGGCGATCCCGGTCACCGCCGAAGGCATCGACATCGATGTCCTGGCCGCCCGACTGCGCGCGGGCCTTCGTCCCAAGGCGCTGTTCACGGTGCCGACCTTCCAGAACCCCTCGGGCGCCACCCTCACCGCGGAACGGGCGGCGGCGCTGGTGGACCTCGCCGAGCAGTACGGATTCACGATCCTCTCGGACGACCCGTACCGGCAGATCGCGTTCCCCGGCACAGTCGTCCCCGACCGACCGCGGCTGCGCGACACCGACCGGGTCATCGCGGTGAACTCCTTCTCCAAGACGCTCGGACCGGGGCTCCGCCTGGGCTGGCTGACCGTCCCGACGGCGCTGGAAGCGGGCTTCACCAAGCTGCGGAACCGGCTGGACGGTCAGACCAGCGGCGTCCTGCAAGACCTCGTCGGGCGCATGCTGGCAGACCCGCGCCTGGATCCCGCGATCGCCGGCGCCGGCGCGGTGTATGCGGACAAGGCCCGTGTGCTCACGTCGGCGCTGCGCGAGCAGTTCGGCGACCGGGTGGAGCTGTCCGATCCGACCGGAGGATTCTTCGTGTGGGCGCGCCTGCGCGGCGACGTGGACTTCGCGAAGGTGTTCGAGGCCGCGCAGGACCTCGGGGTCACCTACCAGCGCGGCGAGTGGTTCGCCGCCGGTGCCGAGCAGTTCCGCGGCTTCGTGCGGTTGTCCTTCGCGGAGCCCGACGTCGACTCGCTCCGGGAGGGCGTCAACCGGCTGGCGCAGGCGTGGCGCGACGAGGGCGGTCGCTGA